The following coding sequences are from one Candidatus Limnocylindrales bacterium window:
- a CDS encoding SagB/ThcOx family dehydrogenase has product MVNSNIEATWAYHNATKHSYWSVRNQPHFLDWENQPLPFKIYSTLEPISLPNPMDPPEMAAGAAISGVNIRPEGDCIPDLTTLARILYFSAGITRRRTYPGGEIYFRAAACTGALYEIELYLVCGNLPDLEAGVYHFGVRDFALRRLRRGDYRGILVKASGDEPVISQSPAILICTGTYWRNAWKYRARTYRHFFWDNGTILANLLSISTSLQVPARIVLGFVDEEVNRLLDLDTRREVALSLVPLGRVTEPPPAVQEEILPLHLETVPLSRREVDYPSMRKMHEASMLTSPEEVRIWRSGTFQISTPEPTGRLFPLPPYREEELPVDPIHKVILRRGSSRQFAWESISFVQLSILLSLATRGISADFLEPFGTQLNDLYLIVHAVEGLPPGAYFFRRDRKALELLKEGDFRQQAGYLGLEQELPADASVDVFFLADLHGILERFGNRGYRAVQLEAGILGGKLYLAAYAQRLGATGLTFYDDAVVEFFSPHAAGKSTIFLVAVGVGIKPKS; this is encoded by the coding sequence ATGGTCAACAGTAATATAGAAGCCACCTGGGCTTATCATAATGCAACGAAACACTCCTATTGGAGTGTCCGTAACCAGCCCCATTTTTTAGATTGGGAGAATCAGCCTCTTCCGTTTAAAATTTACTCTACCCTCGAACCTATTTCTTTACCAAATCCCATGGATCCACCGGAGATGGCTGCAGGAGCGGCCATCTCCGGAGTGAACATCCGACCGGAAGGAGATTGTATCCCAGATCTTACTACCCTGGCACGAATTCTTTATTTCTCTGCAGGTATTACCCGGCGAAGGACTTATCCCGGCGGAGAGATTTACTTTCGTGCGGCTGCTTGTACAGGAGCGCTCTACGAAATAGAACTCTACCTGGTCTGTGGTAACCTGCCCGATCTGGAAGCCGGGGTTTATCATTTTGGTGTACGGGATTTTGCCCTCAGGCGATTACGTCGGGGAGACTATCGGGGAATATTGGTAAAGGCCAGTGGAGATGAGCCTGTCATCTCTCAGTCCCCGGCAATCCTTATCTGTACCGGAACCTATTGGCGCAATGCCTGGAAATACAGGGCTCGAACCTATCGGCATTTCTTTTGGGATAATGGAACCATCCTGGCCAATCTTCTATCGATCTCTACATCACTCCAGGTGCCTGCGCGGATTGTGTTGGGGTTTGTGGACGAGGAAGTGAATCGGCTATTGGATCTCGATACCCGGCGTGAAGTGGCTCTCTCACTGGTACCTCTGGGTCGGGTTACCGAACCACCCCCGGCGGTCCAGGAAGAAATCTTACCCCTCCATCTTGAAACGGTTCCCCTGTCCAGGCGAGAAGTGGATTATCCCAGTATGAGAAAGATGCATGAAGCCTCCATGCTTACGAGCCCTGAAGAGGTCCGCATCTGGCGAAGCGGAACTTTCCAGATATCGACTCCGGAACCGACAGGAAGGCTTTTTCCCCTCCCACCCTATCGGGAGGAAGAACTGCCTGTGGATCCCATTCACAAGGTTATCCTGAGGCGGGGGTCTTCGAGACAGTTTGCCTGGGAGTCGATTTCCTTTGTACAACTCTCTATTTTACTCTCTCTGGCTACACGAGGAATATCTGCGGATTTTCTTGAGCCTTTCGGTACACAACTCAACGACCTCTACCTCATAGTCCATGCCGTGGAGGGCCTGCCTCCGGGTGCGTATTTCTTTCGTCGGGACAGAAAAGCCCTCGAACTACTTAAAGAAGGAGACTTCAGGCAACAGGCAGGCTATTTAGGGCTTGAGCAGGAATTACCGGCAGATGCCAGTGTGGATGTCTTTTTTCTTGCAGATCTCCATGGGATATTGGAACGGTTTGGGAACCGGGGCTATCGGGCGGTTCAACTGGAAGCGGGCATTCTAGGAGGAAAACTCTATCTGGCGGCGTATGCCCAACGCCTGGGTGCAACGGGTTTGACCTTTTATGATGACGCAGTCGTGGAGTTCTTCTCGCCCCATGCTGCTGGAAAAAGTACCATTTTCCTGGTAGCAGTAGGGGTAGGGATTAAACCGAAGTCTTAA
- a CDS encoding SGNH/GDSL hydrolase family protein, producing the protein MSFKDPFVKILTTLTFLIALILIPVDPVRLYRAKPVKIMPLGDSITQSDSQHNSYRRNLWQKLKADGYNIDFVGSQKENFGGPPPNPDFDLDHEGHWGWRVDQILEKIDGWATTYQPDIVLIHLGHNDLGRGHSISSTVQELGEIIDILRRQNAHIIVLLAQIIPTYPPSPAIQKLNAEISRLAMAKNTRESPVLLVNQAEGFDAREDTFDGLHPNESGEEKMATRWYTALVKVLRSKTNPP; encoded by the coding sequence ATGAGTTTTAAGGATCCCTTTGTAAAAATTTTAACCACTCTGACTTTTCTGATAGCCCTGATCTTAATCCCTGTAGACCCTGTCCGCTTATACAGGGCGAAGCCTGTTAAAATAATGCCGTTGGGTGATTCCATCACCCAATCGGATTCTCAACATAACAGCTACCGCAGGAACTTATGGCAAAAGCTCAAAGCCGACGGATATAATATAGACTTTGTCGGAAGCCAGAAGGAAAACTTCGGAGGCCCGCCTCCGAATCCTGATTTTGATCTGGATCACGAGGGCCATTGGGGCTGGCGGGTGGATCAAATCCTGGAAAAAATCGATGGATGGGCAACCACTTATCAACCGGATATCGTGCTGATTCACCTGGGACATAACGATCTGGGCCGGGGGCACAGTATCTCCAGTACCGTTCAAGAATTGGGCGAAATTATAGATATCTTACGTCGTCAGAATGCTCACATAATCGTGCTTTTGGCCCAAATCATTCCAACCTATCCACCCAGTCCTGCCATTCAAAAGTTGAATGCAGAGATATCCCGGCTGGCCATGGCAAAAAATACTAGGGAATCCCCTGTTCTTCTGGTTAATCAAGCCGAGGGTTTCGATGCCCGGGAGGATACCTTTGATGGCCTCCATCCCAATGAATCGGGAGAGGAGAAAATGGCCACCAGGTGGTACACGGCCCTGGTTAAGGTTCTTAGAAGTAAAACAAATCCTCCTTAG
- a CDS encoding MOSC domain-containing protein: protein MKLISVNIGSPRPITWKGKIVMTGIFKEPVRDRRILLQKYNLDGDRQADLSVHGGENKAVYVYPSEHYGFWQQQFPGMNLPWGMFGENFTTKGLWENEVHKGDRFRIGSAEVMVTQPRMPCYKLGVKFGRADIIRRFLTSGRTGFYLTVLQEGEVGAGDVIELIHRDESQVTIAEMVWLTRGRKK, encoded by the coding sequence ATGAAACTCATTTCTGTTAATATAGGAAGTCCCCGTCCTATAACCTGGAAGGGCAAGATCGTGATGACGGGAATTTTCAAAGAACCTGTCCGGGATCGCCGTATTTTACTACAAAAATATAATCTGGACGGGGACCGACAGGCAGATCTGTCGGTACATGGGGGGGAGAACAAAGCAGTTTACGTATACCCTTCTGAACATTATGGGTTTTGGCAGCAACAATTCCCTGGCATGAACCTGCCCTGGGGTATGTTCGGTGAGAACTTCACCACCAAAGGTTTATGGGAAAATGAGGTCCATAAAGGGGATCGATTTCGAATCGGCTCGGCTGAAGTCATGGTTACGCAACCCCGAATGCCCTGTTACAAATTGGGGGTCAAGTTTGGGAGGGCCGACATCATCCGGAGGTTTCTGACCAGTGGTCGTACGGGATTTTATCTCACGGTTTTACAGGAAGGAGAAGTTGGAGCCGGAGATGTCATTGAATTAATCCACCGGGATGAAAGCCAGGTTACAATTGCAGAGATGGTCTGGCTTACCCGTGGGAGAAAGAAGTAA
- a CDS encoding SgcJ/EcaC family oxidoreductase, giving the protein MKFPRYGFLPGWMFLWIIFSASLVQSEEKDISQVRKILEEGGIKFVEAINKGDASAAAALYADDAILMPPNSEMIKGRSAIQEFWHTSIQMGIKNVNTTVVDIQVSGDLAYRIGKYTLTVQPQDHPPVTDSGKFLDIWKRQADGSWKIQVDTWNNDMSGHHGQQ; this is encoded by the coding sequence ATGAAATTCCCACGTTATGGTTTTCTACCTGGATGGATGTTCTTGTGGATAATCTTCTCCGCTTCATTGGTACAAAGCGAAGAAAAGGATATCAGTCAGGTTCGTAAGATTCTCGAAGAAGGTGGGATCAAATTTGTTGAAGCAATTAACAAAGGGGATGCCTCTGCAGCGGCTGCCCTTTATGCCGATGATGCCATCCTTATGCCACCGAATAGTGAAATGATCAAAGGAAGGTCGGCGATCCAGGAATTCTGGCATACGAGTATTCAAATGGGCATAAAGAATGTAAACACAACCGTTGTGGATATCCAGGTAAGTGGAGATCTGGCCTACCGAATCGGGAAATACACCCTTACCGTCCAGCCTCAGGATCATCCCCCGGTAACCGATTCGGGTAAATTTCTCGATATATGGAAACGGCAGGCGGATGGTTCCTGGAAAATTCAGGTAGATACCTGGAACAACGATATGTCAGGACATCATGGTCAACAGTAA